In the genome of Doryrhamphus excisus isolate RoL2022-K1 chromosome 11, RoL_Dexc_1.0, whole genome shotgun sequence, one region contains:
- the arfip2b gene encoding arfaptin-2b isoform X1, whose protein sequence is MADGIMSKAATMEIPISSNGDTRTLPEDDGLEQAAKLQRHLHEKVGSCRGARDLQQVMVSGPNLNETSIVSGGYGGTAEGIIPTGSIKGPAVCYNTAFNKQIPVTGIGPSMHHSSSSSSMAAEDTSRGVAADKLENVKKWGLSTYKCTKQMISERFGRGSRTVDLELEAQIELLRDTKSKYENVLRLARALTNHFYNMVQTQHSLGDTFADLSQKSPELRDEFGYNAETQKLLCKNGETLLGAINFFVSSINTLVNKTMEDTLMTIKMYENARLEYDAYRSDLEELSLGPRDAAAVARLDTAQQQYQVQKDRYERLRSDVTIKLKFLEENKVKVMHKQLLLFHNAISAYFAGNQQQLAQTLQQFNIKLKPPGADKPSWLEEQ, encoded by the exons ATGGCGGACGGCATCATGAGCAAAGCCGCCACCATGGAGATCCCCATCAGCAGCAACGGTGACACAAGAACACTACCTGAAGATGATGGCCTAGAACAG GCTGCTAAGCTGCAGCGGCATTTACATGAGAAGGTAGGAAGCTGCAGAGGCGCCAGG GACCTGCAGCAGGTGATGGTGTCAGGTCCAAACCTCAACGAGACCAGCATCGTGTCTGGGGGTTACGGAGGCACGGCAGAGGGAATCATCCCCACCGGCTCCATCAAAG GGCCTGCTGTGTGCTACAACACTGCCTTTAACAAACAGATCCCCGTTACAGGAATAG GCCCAAGCATGcatcacagcagcagcagctcctccaTGGCAGCGGAGGACACCAGCCGAGGTGTGGCGGCGGACAAGCTGGAAAATGTCAAGAAGTGGGGTCTGAGCACCTACAAG TGCACCAAGCAAATGATCTCTGAGCGTTTTGGCCGCGGATCCCGGACCGTTGACCTGGAGCTGGAAGCCCAGATCGAGCTGCTGAGAGACACCAAGTCTAAATACGAGAATGTGCTGCGACTGGCCCGAGCACTGACCAACCACTTTTACAACATGGTCCAGACACAGCACTCCCTAGGAGACACCTTTGCCGACCTCAGCCAGAAGTCTCCTGAACTGCGG GACGAGTTCGGCTACAACGCGGAGACCCAAAAGCTTCTTTGTAAGAACGGCGAGACTCTGCTGGGCGCCATCAACTTCTTTGTATCCAGCATCAACACGCTGGTCAACAAGACCATGGAGGACACCCTCATGACCATCAAGATGTATGAAAATGCCAG GTTGGAGTACGATGCCTATCGGTCGGACCTGGAGGAGCTGAGTTTGGGTCCCAGGGATGCGGCAGCCGTGGCCCGCTTAGACACGGCGCAGCAACAGTACCAAGTCCAGAAGGACAGGTACGAACGACTCCGCTCAGATGTCACCATCAAACTCAAGTTCCTGGAGGAGAACAAG GTGAAGGTGATGCACAAGCAGCTGCTGCTCTTCCACAACGCCATCTCCGCCTACTTTGCTGGTAACCAGCAGCAGCTGGCGCAGACGCTCCAGCAGTTCAACATCAAGCTGAAGCCGCCAGGGGCTGACAAGCCATCTTGGCTGGAGGAGCAGTGA
- the arfip2b gene encoding arfaptin-2b isoform X2: MADGIMSKAATMEIPISSNGDTRTLPEDDGLEQAAKLQRHLHEKDLQQVMVSGPNLNETSIVSGGYGGTAEGIIPTGSIKGPAVCYNTAFNKQIPVTGIGPSMHHSSSSSSMAAEDTSRGVAADKLENVKKWGLSTYKCTKQMISERFGRGSRTVDLELEAQIELLRDTKSKYENVLRLARALTNHFYNMVQTQHSLGDTFADLSQKSPELRDEFGYNAETQKLLCKNGETLLGAINFFVSSINTLVNKTMEDTLMTIKMYENARLEYDAYRSDLEELSLGPRDAAAVARLDTAQQQYQVQKDRYERLRSDVTIKLKFLEENKVKVMHKQLLLFHNAISAYFAGNQQQLAQTLQQFNIKLKPPGADKPSWLEEQ; encoded by the exons ATGGCGGACGGCATCATGAGCAAAGCCGCCACCATGGAGATCCCCATCAGCAGCAACGGTGACACAAGAACACTACCTGAAGATGATGGCCTAGAACAG GCTGCTAAGCTGCAGCGGCATTTACATGAGAAG GACCTGCAGCAGGTGATGGTGTCAGGTCCAAACCTCAACGAGACCAGCATCGTGTCTGGGGGTTACGGAGGCACGGCAGAGGGAATCATCCCCACCGGCTCCATCAAAG GGCCTGCTGTGTGCTACAACACTGCCTTTAACAAACAGATCCCCGTTACAGGAATAG GCCCAAGCATGcatcacagcagcagcagctcctccaTGGCAGCGGAGGACACCAGCCGAGGTGTGGCGGCGGACAAGCTGGAAAATGTCAAGAAGTGGGGTCTGAGCACCTACAAG TGCACCAAGCAAATGATCTCTGAGCGTTTTGGCCGCGGATCCCGGACCGTTGACCTGGAGCTGGAAGCCCAGATCGAGCTGCTGAGAGACACCAAGTCTAAATACGAGAATGTGCTGCGACTGGCCCGAGCACTGACCAACCACTTTTACAACATGGTCCAGACACAGCACTCCCTAGGAGACACCTTTGCCGACCTCAGCCAGAAGTCTCCTGAACTGCGG GACGAGTTCGGCTACAACGCGGAGACCCAAAAGCTTCTTTGTAAGAACGGCGAGACTCTGCTGGGCGCCATCAACTTCTTTGTATCCAGCATCAACACGCTGGTCAACAAGACCATGGAGGACACCCTCATGACCATCAAGATGTATGAAAATGCCAG GTTGGAGTACGATGCCTATCGGTCGGACCTGGAGGAGCTGAGTTTGGGTCCCAGGGATGCGGCAGCCGTGGCCCGCTTAGACACGGCGCAGCAACAGTACCAAGTCCAGAAGGACAGGTACGAACGACTCCGCTCAGATGTCACCATCAAACTCAAGTTCCTGGAGGAGAACAAG GTGAAGGTGATGCACAAGCAGCTGCTGCTCTTCCACAACGCCATCTCCGCCTACTTTGCTGGTAACCAGCAGCAGCTGGCGCAGACGCTCCAGCAGTTCAACATCAAGCTGAAGCCGCCAGGGGCTGACAAGCCATCTTGGCTGGAGGAGCAGTGA
- the arfip2b gene encoding arfaptin-2b isoform X4: MADGIMSKAATMEIPISSNGDTRTLPEDDGLEQDLQQVMVSGPNLNETSIVSGGYGGTAEGIIPTGSIKGPAVCYNTAFNKQIPVTGIGPSMHHSSSSSSMAAEDTSRGVAADKLENVKKWGLSTYKCTKQMISERFGRGSRTVDLELEAQIELLRDTKSKYENVLRLARALTNHFYNMVQTQHSLGDTFADLSQKSPELRDEFGYNAETQKLLCKNGETLLGAINFFVSSINTLVNKTMEDTLMTIKMYENARLEYDAYRSDLEELSLGPRDAAAVARLDTAQQQYQVQKDRYERLRSDVTIKLKFLEENKVKVMHKQLLLFHNAISAYFAGNQQQLAQTLQQFNIKLKPPGADKPSWLEEQ, from the exons ATGGCGGACGGCATCATGAGCAAAGCCGCCACCATGGAGATCCCCATCAGCAGCAACGGTGACACAAGAACACTACCTGAAGATGATGGCCTAGAACAG GACCTGCAGCAGGTGATGGTGTCAGGTCCAAACCTCAACGAGACCAGCATCGTGTCTGGGGGTTACGGAGGCACGGCAGAGGGAATCATCCCCACCGGCTCCATCAAAG GGCCTGCTGTGTGCTACAACACTGCCTTTAACAAACAGATCCCCGTTACAGGAATAG GCCCAAGCATGcatcacagcagcagcagctcctccaTGGCAGCGGAGGACACCAGCCGAGGTGTGGCGGCGGACAAGCTGGAAAATGTCAAGAAGTGGGGTCTGAGCACCTACAAG TGCACCAAGCAAATGATCTCTGAGCGTTTTGGCCGCGGATCCCGGACCGTTGACCTGGAGCTGGAAGCCCAGATCGAGCTGCTGAGAGACACCAAGTCTAAATACGAGAATGTGCTGCGACTGGCCCGAGCACTGACCAACCACTTTTACAACATGGTCCAGACACAGCACTCCCTAGGAGACACCTTTGCCGACCTCAGCCAGAAGTCTCCTGAACTGCGG GACGAGTTCGGCTACAACGCGGAGACCCAAAAGCTTCTTTGTAAGAACGGCGAGACTCTGCTGGGCGCCATCAACTTCTTTGTATCCAGCATCAACACGCTGGTCAACAAGACCATGGAGGACACCCTCATGACCATCAAGATGTATGAAAATGCCAG GTTGGAGTACGATGCCTATCGGTCGGACCTGGAGGAGCTGAGTTTGGGTCCCAGGGATGCGGCAGCCGTGGCCCGCTTAGACACGGCGCAGCAACAGTACCAAGTCCAGAAGGACAGGTACGAACGACTCCGCTCAGATGTCACCATCAAACTCAAGTTCCTGGAGGAGAACAAG GTGAAGGTGATGCACAAGCAGCTGCTGCTCTTCCACAACGCCATCTCCGCCTACTTTGCTGGTAACCAGCAGCAGCTGGCGCAGACGCTCCAGCAGTTCAACATCAAGCTGAAGCCGCCAGGGGCTGACAAGCCATCTTGGCTGGAGGAGCAGTGA
- the arfip2b gene encoding arfaptin-2b isoform X6, whose amino-acid sequence MADGIMSKAATMEIPISSNGDTRTLPEDDGLEQDLQQVMVSGPNLNETSIVSGGYGGTAEGIIPTGSIKGPSMHHSSSSSSMAAEDTSRGVAADKLENVKKWGLSTYKCTKQMISERFGRGSRTVDLELEAQIELLRDTKSKYENVLRLARALTNHFYNMVQTQHSLGDTFADLSQKSPELRDEFGYNAETQKLLCKNGETLLGAINFFVSSINTLVNKTMEDTLMTIKMYENARLEYDAYRSDLEELSLGPRDAAAVARLDTAQQQYQVQKDRYERLRSDVTIKLKFLEENKVKVMHKQLLLFHNAISAYFAGNQQQLAQTLQQFNIKLKPPGADKPSWLEEQ is encoded by the exons ATGGCGGACGGCATCATGAGCAAAGCCGCCACCATGGAGATCCCCATCAGCAGCAACGGTGACACAAGAACACTACCTGAAGATGATGGCCTAGAACAG GACCTGCAGCAGGTGATGGTGTCAGGTCCAAACCTCAACGAGACCAGCATCGTGTCTGGGGGTTACGGAGGCACGGCAGAGGGAATCATCCCCACCGGCTCCATCAAAG GCCCAAGCATGcatcacagcagcagcagctcctccaTGGCAGCGGAGGACACCAGCCGAGGTGTGGCGGCGGACAAGCTGGAAAATGTCAAGAAGTGGGGTCTGAGCACCTACAAG TGCACCAAGCAAATGATCTCTGAGCGTTTTGGCCGCGGATCCCGGACCGTTGACCTGGAGCTGGAAGCCCAGATCGAGCTGCTGAGAGACACCAAGTCTAAATACGAGAATGTGCTGCGACTGGCCCGAGCACTGACCAACCACTTTTACAACATGGTCCAGACACAGCACTCCCTAGGAGACACCTTTGCCGACCTCAGCCAGAAGTCTCCTGAACTGCGG GACGAGTTCGGCTACAACGCGGAGACCCAAAAGCTTCTTTGTAAGAACGGCGAGACTCTGCTGGGCGCCATCAACTTCTTTGTATCCAGCATCAACACGCTGGTCAACAAGACCATGGAGGACACCCTCATGACCATCAAGATGTATGAAAATGCCAG GTTGGAGTACGATGCCTATCGGTCGGACCTGGAGGAGCTGAGTTTGGGTCCCAGGGATGCGGCAGCCGTGGCCCGCTTAGACACGGCGCAGCAACAGTACCAAGTCCAGAAGGACAGGTACGAACGACTCCGCTCAGATGTCACCATCAAACTCAAGTTCCTGGAGGAGAACAAG GTGAAGGTGATGCACAAGCAGCTGCTGCTCTTCCACAACGCCATCTCCGCCTACTTTGCTGGTAACCAGCAGCAGCTGGCGCAGACGCTCCAGCAGTTCAACATCAAGCTGAAGCCGCCAGGGGCTGACAAGCCATCTTGGCTGGAGGAGCAGTGA
- the arfip2b gene encoding arfaptin-2b isoform X5 → MADGIMSKAATMEIPISSNGDTRTLPEDDGLEQAAKLQRHLHEKDLQQVMVSGPNLNETSIVSGGYGGTAEGIIPTGSIKGPSMHHSSSSSSMAAEDTSRGVAADKLENVKKWGLSTYKCTKQMISERFGRGSRTVDLELEAQIELLRDTKSKYENVLRLARALTNHFYNMVQTQHSLGDTFADLSQKSPELRDEFGYNAETQKLLCKNGETLLGAINFFVSSINTLVNKTMEDTLMTIKMYENARLEYDAYRSDLEELSLGPRDAAAVARLDTAQQQYQVQKDRYERLRSDVTIKLKFLEENKVKVMHKQLLLFHNAISAYFAGNQQQLAQTLQQFNIKLKPPGADKPSWLEEQ, encoded by the exons ATGGCGGACGGCATCATGAGCAAAGCCGCCACCATGGAGATCCCCATCAGCAGCAACGGTGACACAAGAACACTACCTGAAGATGATGGCCTAGAACAG GCTGCTAAGCTGCAGCGGCATTTACATGAGAAG GACCTGCAGCAGGTGATGGTGTCAGGTCCAAACCTCAACGAGACCAGCATCGTGTCTGGGGGTTACGGAGGCACGGCAGAGGGAATCATCCCCACCGGCTCCATCAAAG GCCCAAGCATGcatcacagcagcagcagctcctccaTGGCAGCGGAGGACACCAGCCGAGGTGTGGCGGCGGACAAGCTGGAAAATGTCAAGAAGTGGGGTCTGAGCACCTACAAG TGCACCAAGCAAATGATCTCTGAGCGTTTTGGCCGCGGATCCCGGACCGTTGACCTGGAGCTGGAAGCCCAGATCGAGCTGCTGAGAGACACCAAGTCTAAATACGAGAATGTGCTGCGACTGGCCCGAGCACTGACCAACCACTTTTACAACATGGTCCAGACACAGCACTCCCTAGGAGACACCTTTGCCGACCTCAGCCAGAAGTCTCCTGAACTGCGG GACGAGTTCGGCTACAACGCGGAGACCCAAAAGCTTCTTTGTAAGAACGGCGAGACTCTGCTGGGCGCCATCAACTTCTTTGTATCCAGCATCAACACGCTGGTCAACAAGACCATGGAGGACACCCTCATGACCATCAAGATGTATGAAAATGCCAG GTTGGAGTACGATGCCTATCGGTCGGACCTGGAGGAGCTGAGTTTGGGTCCCAGGGATGCGGCAGCCGTGGCCCGCTTAGACACGGCGCAGCAACAGTACCAAGTCCAGAAGGACAGGTACGAACGACTCCGCTCAGATGTCACCATCAAACTCAAGTTCCTGGAGGAGAACAAG GTGAAGGTGATGCACAAGCAGCTGCTGCTCTTCCACAACGCCATCTCCGCCTACTTTGCTGGTAACCAGCAGCAGCTGGCGCAGACGCTCCAGCAGTTCAACATCAAGCTGAAGCCGCCAGGGGCTGACAAGCCATCTTGGCTGGAGGAGCAGTGA
- the arfip2b gene encoding arfaptin-2b isoform X3 — translation MADGIMSKAATMEIPISSNGDTRTLPEDDGLEQAAKLQRHLHEKVGSCRGARDLQQVMVSGPNLNETSIVSGGYGGTAEGIIPTGSIKGPSMHHSSSSSSMAAEDTSRGVAADKLENVKKWGLSTYKCTKQMISERFGRGSRTVDLELEAQIELLRDTKSKYENVLRLARALTNHFYNMVQTQHSLGDTFADLSQKSPELRDEFGYNAETQKLLCKNGETLLGAINFFVSSINTLVNKTMEDTLMTIKMYENARLEYDAYRSDLEELSLGPRDAAAVARLDTAQQQYQVQKDRYERLRSDVTIKLKFLEENKVKVMHKQLLLFHNAISAYFAGNQQQLAQTLQQFNIKLKPPGADKPSWLEEQ, via the exons ATGGCGGACGGCATCATGAGCAAAGCCGCCACCATGGAGATCCCCATCAGCAGCAACGGTGACACAAGAACACTACCTGAAGATGATGGCCTAGAACAG GCTGCTAAGCTGCAGCGGCATTTACATGAGAAGGTAGGAAGCTGCAGAGGCGCCAGG GACCTGCAGCAGGTGATGGTGTCAGGTCCAAACCTCAACGAGACCAGCATCGTGTCTGGGGGTTACGGAGGCACGGCAGAGGGAATCATCCCCACCGGCTCCATCAAAG GCCCAAGCATGcatcacagcagcagcagctcctccaTGGCAGCGGAGGACACCAGCCGAGGTGTGGCGGCGGACAAGCTGGAAAATGTCAAGAAGTGGGGTCTGAGCACCTACAAG TGCACCAAGCAAATGATCTCTGAGCGTTTTGGCCGCGGATCCCGGACCGTTGACCTGGAGCTGGAAGCCCAGATCGAGCTGCTGAGAGACACCAAGTCTAAATACGAGAATGTGCTGCGACTGGCCCGAGCACTGACCAACCACTTTTACAACATGGTCCAGACACAGCACTCCCTAGGAGACACCTTTGCCGACCTCAGCCAGAAGTCTCCTGAACTGCGG GACGAGTTCGGCTACAACGCGGAGACCCAAAAGCTTCTTTGTAAGAACGGCGAGACTCTGCTGGGCGCCATCAACTTCTTTGTATCCAGCATCAACACGCTGGTCAACAAGACCATGGAGGACACCCTCATGACCATCAAGATGTATGAAAATGCCAG GTTGGAGTACGATGCCTATCGGTCGGACCTGGAGGAGCTGAGTTTGGGTCCCAGGGATGCGGCAGCCGTGGCCCGCTTAGACACGGCGCAGCAACAGTACCAAGTCCAGAAGGACAGGTACGAACGACTCCGCTCAGATGTCACCATCAAACTCAAGTTCCTGGAGGAGAACAAG GTGAAGGTGATGCACAAGCAGCTGCTGCTCTTCCACAACGCCATCTCCGCCTACTTTGCTGGTAACCAGCAGCAGCTGGCGCAGACGCTCCAGCAGTTCAACATCAAGCTGAAGCCGCCAGGGGCTGACAAGCCATCTTGGCTGGAGGAGCAGTGA
- the fhdc3 gene encoding FH2 domain containing 3: MEAAVISQESFPEDSHLQESLPGPPPPPPLPPPPCLLPPPAFSSCSMQRRSMKKLNWDTIPSQRVLGKLNVWTSKLPQRDLVLDTRSMEELFSHVDKRSSRALRSKVMGIKKNEGMEVCPQEPQVTILHSKKSMNIGIFLRHFKRPVAEMVQDIRQGNWHRFGSGKLKELCKLLPEESEVKQLLSFSGNLSLLPEADQFMVQLVQVQRYEELLKMMVLREEFLPLMEEVKNSLAVMIKAANELLDCDDLHTVIRLVLKAGNYMNSGGYSANAIGFRMTSLLNLADTKANKPGMNLMHYVAKQAEDIDVELLTFPSQMEHIGMASRICKEDVVADFEREMKKIKEVKLYTSRHPDLFPQMDTFFMQADAQLSDVEFFLHDLNVLSCAVAEYFCEDPSSFKLEECCSIFHSFCRRFATAVQENRERDAGEQRRKRKESTRMASKHRSTASGPGSESSLETALHSLLATNPEGAFRCRRTPQSSIQESPIIHPSEDKPDPASQESPEKKHAKPLEEDTEKLSEMSTEGQNDDRSASSHVGRAVDSPATPCTPRPRTRDFFFANNCDVGSPWTILSPLTCSQRHAPQRKRHIQQHRPSMSDEDDLNDGVWESRGNTAGSCMEVAPALLSEGPRERAVSKGSFMRSASMGEARPSPAPPFRLGNLFQRDVGQRSYSSGSRTERTMAAQTRVSLASEKKGDHIDGQPNSFGIISFFRRFGGRSKAGDVEETILKD; encoded by the exons ATGGAGGCAGCTGTAATCTCCCAGGAGTCTTTTCCGGAGGATTCCCACCTCCAGGAATCCTTGCCtggtcctcctcctccgcccccTCTTCCACCTCCTCCCTGTCTCCTTCCTCCCCCGGCCTTCTCGTCTTGCAGCATGCAGCGACGTTCCATGAAAAAGCTAAACTGGGACACCATTCCCAGCCAGCGCGTGCTGGGCAAGTTAAACGTGTGGACCTCCAAGCTACCCCAGAGAGACTTGGTGCTGGACACCCGGAGTATGGAGGAGCTCTTTAGCCATGTGGACAAGCGGTCCTCTCGGGCCTTGCGGTCAAAGGTTATGGGCATCAAGAAGAATGAAGGCATGGAGGTTTGCCCCCAGGAGCCTCAG GTGACGATTCTACACTCCAAAAAGAGTATGAACATTGGCATCTTCCTCAGACATTTTAAGAG GCCGGTGGCAGAAATGGTGCAGGACATCCGCCAAGGCAACTGGCACAGGTTCGGCAGCGGCAAGCTGAAGGAGCTGTGCAAGCTGCTGCCAGAGGAAAGTGAG GTGAAGCAGCTGCTGTCATTCAGCGGAAACCTTTCGCTCTTACCGGAGGCCGACCAGTTCATGGTGCAGCTGGTCCAAGTGCAGCG TTATGAGGAGCTGCTAAAGATGATGGTGCTGCGTGAGGAGTTCTTGCCTCTCATGGAGGAGGTGAAGAACTCGCTAGCAGTCATGATTAAGGCAGCCAACG AGCTGCTGGACTGTGACGACCTCCACACTGTCATTCGCCTGGTGTTGAAAGCTGGCAACTACATGAACTCT GGAGGCTACAGCGCCAACGCCATCGGTTTCAGGATGACATCGCTGCTCAACCTGGCCGACACCAAGGCCAACAAGCCCGGCATGAACCTCATGCACTATGTTGCCAAG CAAGCGGAGGACATCGACGTGGAGCTGCTGACCTTCCCCAGCCAGATGGAACACATCGGAATGGCGTCAAG AATCTGCAAAGAGGACGTGGTGGCTGACTTTGAGAGAGAAATGAAGAAGATCAAGGAGGTCAAGTTGTACACCAGCAGACATCCTGACCTCTTCCCACAGATGGACACCTTTTTCATG CAGGCCGATGCCCAGCTGTCGGACGTGGAGTTCTTTCTGCACGACTTGAACGTGCTGAGCTGCGCCGTGGCCGAGTATTTCTGCGAGGACCCATCCTCCTTCAAGCTGGAGGAGTGCTGCTCCATCTTCCACTCTTTCTGCAGGCGCTTTGCCACGGCCGTGCAG GAGAACCGTGAGCGTGATGCAGGAGAGCAAAGGCGTAAGAGGAAGGAGAGCACCCGTATGGCATCCAAGCATAGGTCCACAGCTTCAGGCCCTGGATCGGAATCCAGCCTGGAGACGGCTTTGCACAGCTTGTTAGCCACCAATCCAGAAGGCGCCTTTAGGTGCAGGAGGACCCCGCAGTCCTCCATCCAGGAGTcccccatcattcatccatctgaAGACAAGccagaccccgcctctcaagaGAGTCCTGAAAAGAAACATGCCAAACCTCTAGAGGAGGACACGGAAAAGTTGAGTGAGATGTCCACAGAAGGACAAAATGACGACAGGTCTGCCAGCTCTCACGTGGGGAGAGCAGTAGACAGTCCAGCTACTCCTTGTACTCCTCGGCCAAGAACCAGAGACTTCTTCTTTGCCAACAATTGCGACGTGGGCTCTCCGTGGACTATCCTGAGTCCTCTGACTTGTTCCCAGAGACATGCCCCACAGAGGAAACGCCACATTCAGCAGCACAGACCCTCCATGTCTGACGAGGACGACCTTAATGATGGAGTGTGGGAAAGCAGAGGAAATACAGCAGGTTCCTGCATGGAAGTTGCTCCTGCATTGCTCTCAGAGGGTCCCAGAGAGAGAGCTGTCTCCAAAGGTTCCTTCATGAGGTCTGCTTCCATGGGCGAGGCCAGGCCGTCTCCGGCACCCCCGTTCCGATTGGGGAATTTGTTCCAGAGAGATGTGGGCCAAAGGTCCTACTCGTCAGGCTCCAGGACAGAAAGGACAATGGCGGCCCAAACCAGAGTTTCATTGGCCAGTGAGAAGAAGGGGGACCACATAGACGGACAACCAAACAGCTTCGGCATCATCTCCTTCTTCAGACGCTTTGGAGGCAGAAGCAAAGCTGGAGATGTGGAGGAGACCATCTTGAAAGATTGA